GTCATCTGACAgtaattcatcatctgaTAGCGactcttcatcatcgtctGATAGCgactcttcatcatcatctgatAGCgactcttcatcatcatctgatAGCGAttcctcttcttcgtcTGATAGCGactcttcctcttcatctgACAGTgattcttcctcttcatcatcatcatcatcaagCTCTTCGTCTGACAGCGAAGAAACAAGTGAcaaaaagagaaatagagaagaaataaaaaaagtaaGTGACGACAGCTCAAGCAATAGCACACCTGAAAGTTCAGTAGAAACAACTCCAGAACCAGAACAAAAAAGAcagaaattaaatatatcaGCTGGTGTCGACGAGATTAAAGATGGTCAAAGGAAGCACTTTTCAAGAGTTGAGAGAGAAAAGATTTCTTTCGAAGCATGGGAATTAACTGATAACACTTATAAGGGTGCTGCTGGTACTTGGGGTGAAATGGCTAACGAAAAATTAGGTAGAGTAAGAGGTAAAGACTTTACaaagaacaaaaacaaaatgaaaagaggGTCCTATAGAGGCGGTTCAATTACGTTAGCCAGTGGCTCTTATAAATTTACCGATTGATAAAACTCTTTTTAGTACATATTTAGCAAAATAACAACTTGTTTTTCATATAACTATATCATTTAAAAGCCTATTGTATTTATTGACATATCCTGTGGGTTAATTCTCCCAAAATGAGGATGTATATGCAGAGTATACACTAGataaatacaaaattatatGGGCGTTTCTATTTCATCCAATAACAAACAAAGTCACAGATGGATTTAAAGACGAGATCTTCGAAGGTGTGAGGACGTGTATGGTCTATCTTAACTCAGTAATGATA
This is a stretch of genomic DNA from Kazachstania africana CBS 2517 chromosome 8, complete genome. It encodes these proteins:
- the SRP40 gene encoding Srp40p (similar to Saccharomyces cerevisiae SRP40 (YKR092C); ancestral locus Anc_5.694) produces the protein MVTTAKNDKPPKLSLKEKEKEKSTTSSSESSSSSSSSSSSSSSSTSSSSGESSSSSDSSSSSSSSSSSDSESSSSSSSSSSDSESSSSSSSSSSDSESSSSSSSSSSDSDSSSSSSSSSSSSESDSSSSSDSESSSSSSSSSSDNESSSSSSSSSDSNSSSDSDSSSSSDSDSSSSSDSDSSSSSDSDSSSSSDSDSSSSSDSDSSSSSSSSSSSSSDSEETSDKKRNREEIKKVSDDSSSNSTPESSVETTPEPEQKRQKLNISAGVDEIKDGQRKHFSRVEREKISFEAWELTDNTYKGAAGTWGEMANEKLGRVRGKDFTKNKNKMKRGSYRGGSITLASGSYKFTD